A stretch of the Nymphaea colorata isolate Beijing-Zhang1983 unplaced genomic scaffold, ASM883128v2 scaffold0349, whole genome shotgun sequence genome encodes the following:
- the LOC116244853 gene encoding uncharacterized protein LOC116244853: MILILILTLTIPSILASNIVVTSSVPPIDYPVRFGYINILNDWSSPQGIAKSLGVPGYAAPHKYNYICLTFWTINQGPVDAAYVWNNSKTYLSPLFGNTDTAIKANLKKIYNDNGIRLMVSAFGSTETPTTSGYDPTFYAQRLADFVASNNLDGVDIDWEDTTAFQSGVGEQWLITFTTVLRNILPSAIITHAPQAPYFGGTAHYPKNAYLAI; encoded by the coding sequence atgatattaatCTTAATTCTCACCCTCACAATCCCATCTATCCTGGCCTCAAATATCGTAGTAACAAGCTCTGTTCCGCCTATCGACTATCCTGTGAGGTTCGGGTACATCAACATTCTTAATGATTGGAGTTCGCCTCAGGGGATTGCGAAGTCCTTGGGAGTGCCTGGGTACGCCGCTCCGCACAAGTACAACTACATCTGCCTGACCTTCTGGACGATTAACCAGGGTCCCGTTGACGCAGCCTACGTGTGGAACAACTCCAAGACCTACCTCAGTCCCCTCTTCGGAAACACCGACACAGCCATAAAGGCCAACCTCAAGAAGATCTACAACGACAACGGCATTAGACTGATGGTGAGCGCATTCGGCTCCACCGAAACCCCCACCACTTCCGGCTACGATCCCACCTTTTACGCGCAGCGCCTAGCGGACTTTGTGGCCAGCAATAACCTAGACGGAGTTGACATCGATTGGGAAGACACGACGGCCTTCCAGTCAGGCGTAGGCGAGCAGTGGTTGATCACCTTCACCACCGTCCTCAGGAACATCCTACCCAGTGCCATCATCACCCACGCTCCCCAGGCGCCTTACTTCGGAGGCACTGCCCATTACCCTAAAAACGCTTACCTCGCCATATAA